One Primulina huaijiensis isolate GDHJ02 chromosome 5, ASM1229523v2, whole genome shotgun sequence DNA segment encodes these proteins:
- the LOC140976475 gene encoding uncharacterized GPI-anchored protein At4g28100-like, which yields MSPHMISILLFSTFLFTSSSLPNPDPATRTLLPTPPATIPAFPEQSDAAGCPLDLPEALFHSIESACGSKSRSGQLHRTRCCPVLAAWLYSAYSRTALRSVKEKPQQQQQTPEYEMPVLPDDSETCVNSLEKALANRGIELGRPNETCDVVYCYCGVRLHPFSCPEAFSVDWRGKLVGSENVKRLERDCVNNGFPGLGGCSKCLHSLYSLNGDKARGTNKTERTSKMHSRDCQLMGLTWLLHKDRSAYIHTVSAVLRALMMNTKDSVDPTFCNLNSDDMPLAVDSSEIDDSQSSSNILDVRLIHFLVLSSLLHAIIFPTFIRY from the exons ATGTCTCCACACATGATCAGCATCCTCCTCTTCTCCACTTTCCTCTTCACGTCATCCTCACTACCCAACCCGGACCCGGCCACCCGGACACTACTACCAACCCCTCCCGCCACCATTCCCGCCTTCCCCGAACAATCCGACGCGGCCGGATGCCCCTTGGACCTACCGGAGGCTCTCTTCCACAGCATCGAATCCGCGTGCGGATCCAAGTCCCGCTCGGGTCAGCTCCACCGCACCCGTTGCTGCCCAGTATTGGCCGCCTGGCTCTACTCCGCCTACTCCAGAACCGCATTGAGATCGGTTAAAGAGAAgccgcagcagcagcagcagacgCCGGAGTACGAGATGCCGGTGCTCCCGGATGACTCGGAGACCTGCGTGAACTCCCTGGAGAAGGCGCTGGCGAATAGGGGAATAGAACTTGGCAGGCCCAACGAGACGTGCGACGTCGTTTACTGCTACTGCGGCGTAAGGCTGCACCCGTTCAGCTGCCCGGAAGCATTCTCGGTGGATTGGCGTGGGAAATTAGTGGGTAGCGAGAATGTGAAGAGGCTGGAAAGAGATTGCGTAAACAACGGATTTCCAGGCCTCGGCGGATGCTCAAAGTGCCTCCATAGCCTTTATTCA CTTAACGGAGATAAGGCTAGAGGAACAAACAAAACTGAGAGGACAAGCAAAATGCATAGCCGGGATTGCCAGCTGATGGGTTTAACTTGGCTTCTCCATAAAGACCGGTCTGCATACATACATACGGTATCAGCCGTTTTGAGGGCTCTCATGATGAACACTAAGGATTCTGTGGATCCAACTTTTTGCAACCTTAACAGCGATGACATGCCACTTGCAGTCGATTCTTCAGAGATCGATGATAGTCAATCTTCGTCAAATATACTGGATGTACGCCTGATTCATTTCCTCGTACTGTCTTCTTTGTTACACGCGATCATTTTCCCCACATTCATTCGATATTAG
- the LOC140976476 gene encoding golgin candidate 2 — protein sequence MAHWISSKLKAAESILQQIDQQAADSLGKNENPRPGNQLGIESSPGNTPENKRFLKDQMKKKAPENITSQSNNRDKLNLNVISRSNSDINRNHEAGVSQNLNSTPNLSGGLTESDWTELLSVPDKREGSGGVNVSRNSKGASGIQGLKKAGKKVRNFGPASRKSNVGLENISNADSNYRGSTARDVMLLTLDNQSPSNEGGGESDQKHTSSLLVADDNNARTIEELNVVVDGPKMHAATDLTDKDNLDKVPVSRGRKLKLKLQSNDGETSKSGMNRTNGPTVKVPSLPSDVESNSDTDTTSTSDSEIEREREERRKRRQRILAERAAAKAIEAIQERENLVARLEGEKQSLEKMLEEQAKQQVQEASELQTSMMEIMEAVELEKQKHNNTRMEALSRLAKLESANADLSKSLANVQKSLEAEVDRIAELRQEIDLKEATHEVLQKKISSVQQSGDKLQVSKGVGLALEMLEAEYSFMTDKLGRTQEKAKALESSIETTRKETEYPTEVEIELKRKLNLLTDHLIQKQAQVETLTSEKASLIFRIEAASRLLDENKSLPNSVETPNKLQFSSSKLKPLLKERMQSGHRHFGSMVQQLDSLFCLGAIFLKRNRTARIWSVVYIVCLHLWVIYILMSHSPVSDDFRSGAIVSLEKINNTEGV from the exons ATGGCTCACTGGATTTCTTCCAAGCTCAAAGCAGCTGAATCCATTCTCCAACAG ATTGATCAGCAAGCTGCAGATTCACTGGGTAAGAATGAGAATCCACGACCTGGCAATCAATTGGGAATTGAGAGCTCACCTGGAAACACTCCTGAAAATAAGCGGTTCTTGAAGGATCAGATGAAGAAGAAAGCTCCAGAAAATATCACTAGCCAAAGTAACAATAGGGATAAGCTTAATTTAAATGTTATTAGTAGAAGTAATAGTGATATTAACCGAAATCATGAAGCTGGAGTATCACAAAATCTGAATTCTACACCAAATTTGAGCGGTGGACTTACGGAGAGTGATTGGACGGAATTGTTGAGTGTTCCAGATAAAAGGGAAGGGTCTGGGGGAGTTAATGTGAGCCGTAATAGTAAAGGAGCATCAGGGATTCAAGGGTTGAAGAAAGCCGGTAAGAAGGTGAGGAATTTTGGCCCAGCTTCACGAAAATCGAATGTTGGCTtggaaaatatttcaaatgcTGATAGTAATTATCGGGGAAGTACTGCGAGAGATGTTATGCTACTAACATTAGACAATCAATCACCAAGCAATGAAGGTGGAGGTGAATCAGATCAAAAGCATACTAGTTCACTTCTTGTTGCTGATGATAACAATGCCAGGACAATTGAGGAGCTGAATGTTGTTGTAGATGGACCGAAGATGCATGCTGCAACGGATTTAACTGACAAAGATAATCTTGATAAGGTTCCAGTTTCTCGTGGAAGGAAATTGAAATTGAAGCTGCAGTCAAATGATGGTGAAACATCAAAGAGTGGGATGAACAGGACAAATGGACCTACGGTGAAGGTTCCTTCTCTACCAAGCGATGTAGAGTCTAATTCCGACACAGATACAACTTCAACATCAGATTCTGAGATAGAAAGAGAAAGGGAAGAAAGGAGAAAGAGGAGGCAACGGATTCTGGCAGAAAGAGCAGCTGCAAAAGCAATTGAGGCAATTCAGGAGCGTGAGAATTTAGTTGCGAGATTGGAAGGGGAGAAACAGAGTTTGGAGAAAATGCTTGAAGAACAGGCAAAACAACAAGTGCAGGAG GCATCGGAATTACAGACATCAATGATGGAAATCATGGAAGCTGTTGAATTAGAGAAGCAGAAACATAATAACACTCGGATGGAGGCCCTTTCACGACTAGCCAAACTTGAG AGTGCAAATGCTGATCTTTCGAAGTCTCTTGCTAATGTACAGAAAAGTCTTGAAGCAGAG GTTGATCGCATTGCTGAACTTCGTCAAGAAATTGATTTGAAAGAAGCAACTCATGAAG TATTGCAGAAGAAGATATCAAGTGTGCAGCAAAGTGGAGATAAA TTGCAAGTTTCTAAAGGTGTTGGTTTAGCCTTGGAGATGCTTGAGGCAGAATATTCCTTCATGACGGATAAATTGGGAAGAACGCAAGAAAAG GCCAAGGCTCTAGAATCAAGTATTGAAACAACCCGGAAAGAAACGGAATATCCTACAGAAGTAGAAATTGAGCTCAAGCGAAAGCTCAATCTGTTGACCGACCATTTGATTCAGAAGCAAGCACAG GTTGAGACACTAACATCGGAAAAGGCTTCCTTAATTTTCAGGATCGAG GCGGCTTCAAGATTGCTAGACGAAAACAAGTCATTGCCGAATTCAGTTGAGACTCCGAATAAATTGCAATTCTCTAGTTCAAAGCTCAAGCCTTTGTTGAAGGAGAGAATGCAATCTGGTCATCGACATTTTGGATCAATGGTTCAACAGCTGGACTCACTCTTTTGTTTGGGTGCTATTTTTCTGAAAAGAAATAGAACAGCAAGAATATGGTCGGTTGTTTACATTGTGTGCCTTCATCTTTGGGTAATATATATTCTCATGTCGCATTCTCCAGTTTCTGATGACTTTCGATCTGGTGCTATTGTCTCTCTAGAAAAGATCAATAACACAGAAGGTGTTTGA